A genomic window from Glycine soja cultivar W05 chromosome 10, ASM419377v2, whole genome shotgun sequence includes:
- the LOC114370647 gene encoding cytochrome P450 71D8-like, translated as MEAQSYLLLIGLFFVLHWLAKCYKSSVSQKLPPGPKKLPIIGNLHQLAEAGSLPHHALRDLAKKYGPLMHLQLGEISAVVASSPKMAKEIVKTHDVSFLQRPHLVFGQMISYGGLGIAFAPYGDHWRQMRKMCATELLSTKRVQSFASIREDEAAKFIDSIRESAGSPINLTSRIFSLICASISRVAFGGIYKEQDEFVVSLIRKIVESGGGFDLADVFPSIPFLYFLTGKMTRLKKLHKQVDKVLENIIREHQEKNKIAKEDGAELEDQDFIDLLLRIQQDDTLDIQMTTNNIKALILDIFAAGTDTSASTLEWAMAEMMRNPRVREKAQAELRQAFREKEIIHESDLEQLTYLKLVIKETFRVHPPTPLLLPRECSQPTIIDGYVIPAKTKVMINAYAICKDSQYWIDADRFVPERFEGSSIDFKGNNFNYLPFGGGRRICPGMTLGLASIMLPLALLLYHFNWELPNKMKPEEMNMDEHFGLAIGRKNELHLIPNVNL; from the exons ATGGAAGCTCAAAGCTACTTGTTGCTTATTGGCTTGTTCTTTGTATTGCATTGGCTTGCAAAATGTTACAAAAGTAGTGTCTCTCAGAAACTTCCACCAGGACCAAAGAAACTACCCATCATAGGGAACCTGCATCAACTAGCAGAAGCAGGTTCACTTCCACACCATGCTCTGAGAGATCTTGCCAAAAAATATGGACCCCTCATGCACCTCCAACTTGGTGAAATTTCAGCAGTGGTTGCATCCTCCCCAAAGATGGCCAAGGAAATAGTGAAAACACATGATGTTTCTTTTCTCCAGAGACCCCATCTTGTTTTTGGTCAAATGATATCCTACGGGGGATTGGGCATTGCTTTTGCTCCATATGGTGATCACTGGAGACAAATGAGGAAAATGTGTGCCACGGAGCTTCTGAGCACCAAAAGAGTTCAGTCTTTTGCTTCCATTAGAGAAGACGAGGCAGCAAAGTTTATCGACTCCATTCGCGAATCTGCTGGTTCGCCTATCAATCTCACCAGTAGAATTTTCTCATTGATATGTGCCTCTATTTCCAGGGTAGCATTCGGTGGCATATACAAGGAGCAAGATGAGTTTGTTGTGTCTTTGATCCGAAAAATCGTAGAATCCGGGGGAGGATTCGACCTTGCTGATGTCTTTCCTTCAATTCCATTCTTATATTTCCTAACTGGAAAGATGACCAGATTGAAGAAGTTGCACAAGCAGGTTGACAAGGTCCTGGAAAACATCATCAGAGAGcatcaagaaaagaacaaaattgcaaAAGAAGATGGAGCTGAATTAGAGGACCAAGATTTTATTGATCTTCTTCTCAGAATCCAACAAGATGACACTCTCGACATCCAAATGACGACTAACAACATCAAAGCTTTGATATTG GACATATTTGCTGCTGGAACTGATACTTCAGCATCAACACTGGAGTGGGCTATGGCAGAAATGATGAGAAATCCAAGAGTGAGGGAGAAAGCACAAGCTGAATTGAGACAAGCTTTTCGAGAAAAGGAAATAATTCATGAAAGTGATCTTGAGCAACTTACTTATTTGAAGTTGGTGATCAAAGAGACATTCAGGGTACACCCACCTACTCCTTTATTGCTCCCTAGAGAATGCTCTCAACCAACCATCATTGATGGCTATGTAATACCTGCCAAAACTAAAGTCATGATAAATGCATACGCAATTTGTAAGGATTCCCAATATTGGATTGATGCTGATAGGTTTGTCCCTGAAAGGTTCGAGGGTAGTTCTATCGATTTCAAAGGGAATAACTTTAACTATCTCCCTTTTGGGGGAGGACGAAGAATATGCCCAGGCATGACATTGGGTTTAGCTAGCATTATGCTTCCACTAGCTCTACTACTGTATCACTTCAACTGGGAACTCCCAAACAAGATGAAACCTGAGGAAATGAATATGGATGAACACTTCGGATTGGCTATTGGGAGGAAAAATGAATTGCATTTGATTCCCAATGTTAATTTATGA